The following is a genomic window from Neurospora crassa OR74A linkage group III, whole genome shotgun sequence.
TTCAATTCATTGTAGCTGTGATCCAAGTACACTTTTGTGAATGAGAACTTGCACTTGGGCATGCTCCTTCTATCACCATCAGTGTCCCGAAGTGATAACAATGTGAGGCTTTTCCGAGGGGTGACCGGAAGAACATGGTCATTATGATGGGACACTCGCTCGCTCATCACATCGGGTTTCAAGAACCAGTCAATCAATGTACGTGCCTAATAGCAAAACCTTCCCTAGGTAGGCTTCATTTCCacaccatcatcgtcgcgAGAGACTCTCTTATATGGCGGGCGCTCCGCGCGCCCCAAGCGCTTGTTTACCCACACGAATGAGGTGTGGTTGGGATAAGCGCTTGTGAGACTTGCATGCATCCATCCCCTACACTACTTTATGCACACTGCAGCTCATTCGTTTTCGGGATCTTGCCGCGACTGACGTACAATGTACCTCGTCACAAGTAGGCGGCGGGTTAACTCCCCCGTCCTACTACATACCTAGTCCGGCCCCGGTGCTAGTCTCCGTCCCGCCTTTCTCTCTTGAATAAGGCTACGGAAGCTAAGCACGCGTCCTCGCAACCCCTAGACCCCAACAACACAAATTAGAGCACTTTGCCTCGCAGACGCCTTTGGCGAGCTGCATGGGGTCCGCCAACGCGAAATGAAAGATGAGTGGTCATGAAGATCCGGGATATTGCCGGCAATacgttctttttctttttcttcttcctctttcattTAATATGACCCTGCCCTGGGAACCTGGATAGCGACAGTAGATATATCAAACTTGCAGTTTGCATTTCGCACTATTGGTGCGAGGCTCAGCAATGTAACGGTCTGCAACATCCTCTGAATAGAGTGTGCATGAGGTACATACAATGTGCAGACGATCTGCTTTTCCAATGTCCTGATTGATATGCAAGCACTTGCTTTTCTTTTGCGACTCTGTTGCGGCCAATTGCTCGTTGATGCCTTGGTTGATCAGTACCAATGGTACGATGGATGTGTCTCACTTCCCGTCTGGGGAAAGTGTGCGATCGAGAAAAGTCCGGCCGTCGCCCACAACAAGCACcctttgatgatgaggagaaggaggaggagatgattGACGGTCCTGGACCCGATATCCGAGACCGACATGGAGATGCTAGGTAACGATTGGGCATCAATTGGCATCAAAGCCCAATCAAGGTCTTGACGGATTGTTCTCGACCTCGCAGGATTTCTGTCCAgagtgggatggatggatggatggatggatgtctcGGACTGTCGACGCTGACCACGGTGGTATGTCGTAAGGGAGTAAGTATATGTAGAAGTACCTCGACACAGTTTCAAGACGGTGTACTGCCCTCTACGTAGCGTAAAATGAAGGAGCCTCGAGCTTCGTTTGATAAGTTCTTTCCAGTACAGTATTGGCGCCATCAATTGTTACTGTTGAACATCGGATACGACTCCAGTTgcaaaagtggaagttgtgCGGAATTGTCTAAAGAACTTTTTCACCAGCGGAAGCAGCCGCGTCATGCGGAGAAAGAATCCCGTCTCATGACATGAACCCAGccagcgagcgagcgagcgaaaaggggggggaggggggagaggaggcTACACTATTGCTGTTCCATGGCCATGGAAGCGGCCCCGGCGCTGATTGCCCTGTTGGTGTGGAGTTGGAGAATTGGGAGCACAtgggagatgggatggagGGTGGGGGCTACGCTGAAAAGTGACAGGTTTTACCCTAACCCGGGCCCCAATGACTTTCCACGTGTGAAAAGGATCGCTAAGAaaataaaacaaaaaaataaaaaacaGAGTTGAAAGTTACGTTACCAAGGGGTTGTTACGCATACGACATGACGCCAAAGAGGGTAATTTTCAAACTTACGGATATGTGCACTGTCTTGGACACTGTcgttactacctctacctattaaGTACTACCTAGTGGTGTACACCTGACCACCAGCGACGACAGTTGCAGCGCCAACCTCACCATCTAACCTTCTCACCTGGGTCGCCGCACACCACACCAAACCAGCAACGTCCGAATCAAAACTCCCGGAAAAACTCACGGATCTACGGCACCGGGGCATCGAATTAAAGTAACCCGAGAGGCCAGCCTATCTAGCCTAACGCGATCTTTTCACACATGTTTATCGCAAGTGCGCGCCTGAAGAGGCCCTGAGCAAGGACCCCCCGTCTGGGTTGTCACAGACCACAAGCAGACCGCGGACGAGATCCTCAGTTTCATGGGGCCGAGAATCCACAGGACTACCGCCCTTTGAACCAACAACAGACCGGACAGAGAAGCAAAAGCAGCAGAACCAATGTCCTTTGACGGATTCAACTCACCGCCACGATCCCCCAAACGGCGAAGAATCCTGGCCTCTTACAACCCTGTTCCTGTTGCGCCTGCCAAAACCGATGCTGAGGCACTAGACGGTAGCAGTGCAAGGGGTGTTGGTGGGGGTAGTAGGAGCAAGCACCGCTCGCAGGATCCAGAGTTGGACAGGGGCCGGTCACGGTCAACTTCAGCAGCGGCTGAGCCTCCAAAGGGCAGCAGGACGGAGAGGGGTATCAGCCATGACCGCGATGATCCCATGACCGGCGTTGGGGAGGATGTCACTggtggggagggggatggTGAGCGTGAACGTGTGCGTGAACGCAAGAGGGATAGGGAGGGTGATGGGGACCAGGATCAGGACTCCGAAGGGAGggtgagggagaagaagcccAAGGTGACCAAGTTTCGATTTAAGGACAAGGATAGGGAATcacagaggaggaggaggaggagacgatCACGGTCGCGGTCACGATCACGATCGCGCTCTCCTAGATCAGACCGGCACCGCAGTCGCCGGCATCGctccgaggaggatgaccgCGATGGTCGGGGAAGGGAGCGGGGAAGATCGAGGGATAGGAGCAGAGACCGGGACCGAAACAGGGATAAGGATGAAGAGACTAAAGACGGCGAACCCCGTCGCAAACATCGccatcgtcaccaccaccgccggcaCCGTCGCCATCGCTCACCTACCCCACAACAAGAGCTGCCTGATCATCTAGAAGACCCCTTCGCCGAACCCCCGCTGGATCCCGAAGCCGCTTTCCGCGAGTCTCTCTTTGACGCCATGGCAGACGACGAAGGAGCCGCCTACTGGGAAGGCGTCTACGGCCAACCAATCCACGTGTACTCATCCGCGCGGGAACGGGTCAACCCTGAGGGCGAGCTCGAACGGATGACGGACGAGGAGTACGCTGCCTATGTCCGACAGAGGATGTGGGAGAAGACGCACCAGGGCTTGCTGGAAGAGCGGGAGCGGAGacagaagaggaaagaggaagagaggaggagggaagaggaggagcggaGGATCGCCAAGGAGATGGAGCGGAGCTTgaagaggggagaggagagaagaaagaggagggtgtGGAAGGACAGGTGGGAGGAGTATCTCCAGGCGTGGGGGGactttgctgctgccgctacGGAAGGTGGTGCGAAGATTGACGTGGCGAAGATTCCTTGGCCTGTCAAcagggaggtggtgggtggaAAGATTGAGGAGATGGATCCAGAAACGGTTAGGGCTTTCTTTGTGCACGGGATAGGTCTGGAAGAGTTGGGAGAGCAGGAGTTTGCGGCAAGGTTGAAGGACGAGCGAGTTCGCTGGCATCCGGATAAGATGCAGCAGCGGTTGGGAGGGGATGTGGATGCTGCCATCATGAGGGATGTGACGGCGATTTTCCAGATTGTGGATAAGCTGTGGAATGATACACGGAAGAGCTCTTGATGTTTGTTTAGGGATGGGATAGAGTTACAAAGCATGGCGTTGCGAGTTTGCTGGATCTTGTACTGCGGTAGCTTCACCATATTTTCAGCGGTTAGTAGTGTAGATCCTTCCTGGCTGATGGTGTGACGCAATGGAGCGCATGATCAAACGCGCTATAGTGATACACATAATAGAACAAGAACCTTTCACACTTATATATACACCCGATCAGTTGGTAGTGACTGAATGGATTTGGTCTTGAGGCTGCCATACTCTTCTCCCCCAAGACACAATTCAGGGTTGGAGGTGCAGCTATCCAAGCGCTATGCGCAGGGTTGTATATGGTGGTGCTGAAGCATATGGCGAAGGAATCAAGCCACAGTTTACGGTGCGGACGGTCTTCTGATCACTGTGCAATGGTTATCTTGTATACAGTGGGTCGCATCCACaatcttcctccttcagGGCCCATTGATCCCCTAAGGAGAACAAAAAGTAGCAAAGGCTAGCTGTGGCTGAGAGTACGTCCAGCACTGTGATCAACAACGATGAAGTTTCCACTCCAGTCCACGCACTGCAGTCCCGTGAACGCCGCAGGCAACAGTGGATAGAACTGAAGCCTTTGTTGCAATGGCTTATCTTGACGTGGGGCTCCACATTATTTTCTCGACCGGACGGGACCCTGCACGTcgacttcatcttcatctgaAGTCTTGCGGCCCTTCATCcgcgactgcgactgcgacttCGAACTTTGCTGCTTGAGTGCTGCTGCAAACTCGATCGCAAACTATCAATCACTCGACATTGCACCTTTTGTCGCTGTGACTCGGCCGGTCGCGCGCCTCGGTTGACTGTCCGGTTGCACTTTTTATTGCAAACTCTGGACTTGGTCGCCGACAGAATCCTGTATGTGTAAGAGTTGCCATCTCAATCATGGGCTCTGTCTCTCTGGACTCTGAGCAGGACCCCCTCTTCTCCaacctggaggaggagttccTTGCCGCCGAGGACAACGAGAGGGAGAACAAGAACGACGTTGTCGACACTGACCTCGATTCGCTCTTTGGGGAcgctgctgatgatgatttgcATTCGCTCTTTTCCGAATCAGAGGACGACGACCAACACCCAGAACCACCATCACAGCATGCCTCAGATCATGCCCCAGAGCCGGGGTCGGTCGAGTTGACGCTGCCCCaaccatcagcatcaacaaccaccggCCCCCAACCAAGCCAACAActccaagaccaagacctACCCACGCTATGTCCCACTGACCTCACACCTGACGAGCTCGAACTCCTTGAGGCCCTAACCCCGCCTTTCACGGACGGTCAAGATGACCTGGTTGCACAGCAGGAAGGACAATGTATGCCCAGTGCCCCTGATCCGCCTGCAAGTCCCTTTTCGCTTCAGGATGGACACACTTCAGGTGGCCCAGCGGTTAGTACTCAGACTCCTTCAGATTTACCCCCCGAGCCCGCCCTGTCGTTGGAGTCGTTGGATTGGTTGGGGGAGGTCACGTTTGACGACGCAGACATAGAGGCTGCTCTTGCGCAGATGGAAAGACCTGAGCTCTTACTGAACGGGATGGTTGACCAAGTCTCAGACCCCCCGCAGGGCGAAGGCTCTCAACAACAGCCTCCACAACAATCCATCTCGCAAGACCACCCCGAGATCCCTGCACAGGACAGTGTTCCGAACTCTAGTCCTCCTCTGGATGACAGCCTTCCACAAGCTCAAGAGCCTTATGCCGGTCTCCCCGGGGCCAATGCCTTACCACAAGCCAATGACCCAAACCTCCTCACTCCTCCTGCCAGTTCCCCGGACAACGAATCACCAGCTCCTGCGGACAATCAGTACATTCGGGTGAGCGAAATCCCCGGTTTTCGCTACGGTCACTGCTACACCAATCGAGGAGCAACCATTACGGGGCGTATCGATCTCTACCCGAACCAGCTCCCGATTCTTCTGGACTATATCACCCTTGGTAAGTTCGTTCTCACCCCAATCACTTGAAGCTTGGTTGGACTCGTGCTGATAACTTTGCAGACCGGAATTCAAGATTGTCGATACTTTATCGACGCCTCGAACTCAATGACTGGCAGGGGAAAGAGCTCAAcaaggagatgaaggacTTTGTGCTGAACTCCGTCTTCCAGAGCCTTGTTTACCACAAGACCCAGGGGGATGTGAGGGGCATGAAGATTATGTTGGGAGGTGCCGCATATTATATGCTCACGACCGGTTGGGGAGAAAAATGGTTCGGTTCGACAGAGTGCTATGTTTCGCCTGGAAATAGGCGCCAAACTATATGGCCCAGAGACTCGACCATGTAAGTTGTCAAAGACCTCAAATACCTCCTTGGTGAAGGACAGCTGCTAACTGGAGTTGATAGTATTATGGTCCACTTCATGGGGCTCCTCTATCGCATTGTTTACCAGCAACAAGTTTTCTTtcgaaaaaaggaaaaggacgCGGCAAGGAACAACCCGACCGCCTTGCTGTCGCCAGAACCCTCTGAGGCATCCGTATCTTCACCCGCGCCAGTTGCCGAGCTGGAAGCGTTTTCACCGGAAGCAACCACTGCCTCGCCAGAAACGGGTTCTGAAGGGTCAGAGACATGCTCCGAAGGTGTAATGATGACTGCAACAACGACTTCTAGCACCAGTTTGCAAGCTGTGATGGAAAGTGTCGAGACTGGGGCGCCGGGTTCTTTGGAAATATACGGCAACACGACTACGACACCTGTGATTGAGAACCCCTCCAGCACTGTCACAGAGAACGCTCTACCAATGGAGATCGAGACCACGAGCGAACCTAAAGTTACCAAAACTCCTGTATCAGTCCCCATCCCGGGGTCATGTACGGCTTCTGTTGGCGTCGTTACACCGGTTTTGGAAAGCACCACCGTGGCTCCTGTCGAGACGAAGGTGCCAACTATCGCAACCAAGACCACTCAAATCGCCGCTCCTGTTCCCATAGCTTCCACGGCTACCACCACCGTAACTCCTGTTCAGACGACAGTACCAGGTAACACAACTACCGCCACCCAAACCGTCACATCTGCTCCCACCCCAGTATGTATCAATACGAGCGTACCGAGTATCACAACCACCAGCACTACCCAAACCGATACTCCAGTCCCCACAATCAACAACTCCACACCAACCGCGACCTCAACCGCTACCCCTAAAACGAACGAAGACCTGATTTTCACCGGCACTCGAAAGCGCACGCACGACGAGTTCGCCAAGGGCTGCGAGAAAGAAGTAGCCCAACAAGCAACAACAGGTCCAGTCCCGGTCGCAACCTTCGTCCTCGACGTCCCCGACGACGCCGACCTGACCTACCACGTGCACATGAAGAATCGCTCGACCAACGAAGACGTCAGCCCGCCCGTGACGTACCAGCACTCCCTCTCGCCCATTGTGAGAAGTGGGTTCTACACGTACATTATGAACACCATCGGGACCATCTGCGGCAGAACTAGCGTTTCTCCGTACATCCATGTCCTGTCGGCCGGCTGCCCACGGAATGTGAGAAGTGATGCCGATTGGGactcggtggtgatggatgtgTATAATCAGAAGTTGGTGGGGAAGGAGGGGCCCGTTTTGGTTATGTGTTATGTTTGAGGTGAAGGGGATAAGTTTGTAAGAAAGGGCGTATGTCGGCAGGGTATGTCCGAGGAGTTTCAGAGAAGGGAGTCGAGAGCAAGTTAGTGTTGTGGGGGAAAAGAGTAAAAGGCAGACTGGCATGGAGTCATATTTGCAGGTTTGGCGTTGAGGAAAAATGTGTTTATCAGGATGTCTGATACTACCTATAGAGGGCGTGGGTTCTTCGGATTggcttttctcttctctcttcctctctctctctctcttttttttttttttttttttttttttttgtgttcATGTTTTTTTCCCCAGGGCTATGCTCTCGTTGACAGCATTTCCTCCAACAAGGTAGCCGAAAAGGAGTTATGGTTTGTTAAACAATTtttttacctttactatacccTCAGGTTAGATCAGTCTCTCGGATGAACAATTCACGTTTGGGTTGATAGTGTGTCCTACCCTTTCAAGCGCTTGTCTTTCTCAACAGTGATTCAGTAACCTTCTCTTATCCCCTCTTCCTAGCAGCCCAAAAATTCGCAATACCGAACCATAACAAGCATAAGGGGAAGGTAGATAACACTTCAGATTAGATCTACGTCGAATATATCCGGATCCTTCAAGCTCATATACTACCTCGTTCACATTCCGTAAACGCCGGTGCTCAAGAAAGCCTCCTTCCCACAGCCTCAACGAGAAACGCACTCAGCCCCATAGACAGCCGACGAGCCGACACCCAGTCCTCCCAGCGCAGTCAAACCCCATGCAAGAGCCGCCGATTCCCAATCAAACTCATCATCCGGCAAAACATCACCCTCCACAGCTTGTGCCTTGACCGCCGGTGTGGGCTCGTAAGTCGAGTCACTGACCGCATCAGGTACACCAGCCACCTCGTCAATGGTTCCCAGCTCCCGCTCCGGTGTCGGTTCTTGCTTGATCTTGCGTGGTCTCCCCCGTCTCCTCGGCGCTTCCTTCGGGCTAGTATCCGTGTTACCATTGGCACTAAGAGCCTCCGCAAGCTTCGAGCTAACGTGCTTGCCACGGTCCCTAAGCTTCATGGTCAAGCCCGAAGACGAGCTCGGGCGCGAGGGTTCGCTTTCCGAAATCGACTCGGAGGGTTCTGTGCTGCCCATTTCCACAGCCTTTGGGTTGGAAGCGGGgagttccttcctctccgacTTCTTTCCGTAGAACGGTGCTACCGCCCTAAGCATGTGATCTACGTCCAAGGCGCGAACTGCCGCCCAAATACCCAGGCTGAAGGCGCATAGGAGAACATCTTTGCCGGCGGCTGCGACGGCCGGATGGTCATTTATTGAGCCTAGAATCTTTTCCATGGCGGTTGTGCTTCGTTCCCATGCTGATCGCTTTTCAATGTCGAAGGGGATTCGAACGCTGTGGCGGTGCTTGTACGAGCCGGGGAGGTTGTCCCACAGAGCGGCGATAGATGTCTTGCCGTGTAGCAGGAGGCTGGCGACAGACATGACGTTGAAAAGTTTTGTGAAGGAACTGTAGCTGTCGTGTGGCTCGGCTTGGATCTTTCCCCAGGACTTGGGCATGATGGCTGGCAGAACCAGAGGCGTAATAGACAATGCTTTGGAAATCGCAACGGCTGTAGGAAAGTGAATGGTTCCTGCGGCTCGGGGCGCCCAGAGCATAACCGCATAGTTgagaacgaggaggatgtggaAGAAGGCGGGCTTCGGGAACCAGTTGGTTGGTTTCGGTGGGAACGCACGAGTGAGGAGCTTCGATAGTCTACATGGTCATTAGTTACCCAGACTGTAGAATAGTTGGAAATACCGATCGTGAACCATACCTCGACATGTGGGTATTACCAATGGGCACAGGAGTCAAGAGCATAGCAACGTAGAACAAGTTCTGCGCAAAAGAGAGGTTTACCAGATGCGCAAGCAGTGCATACGCCCAAAGAAACGGGATCTTCCTCCTGCGACCTTCAACCACCAGCAACATGGTCCATGAGACCATTGCCAGGTCGAGCTGTTGTCCCCACCACAATCTCCGGGCTTTTTCTGCGATGATTTCGAGAGCATCGAGGTAGAGCGGCGTATCATTCAACCAAGCGCGGACATGTTCGGGTGTGAGGTTCTTGAGGCTGAAGCCACCGGATAGGGTTTGCAGAAGGGGGATGCCTCGTTCGGATGCCCATACTTTGTATGAGAGGGCCAGATACTCCAGTCCGGACTTGATGGCAGATGCTAGACTCAGAAGTGACAAACTGCCGAACACTGTCACTAGCTTTTGTCGTTGCGATATCCGGCCACGCGTGTCTTGGGCTGGGCCCAGTTGGGCATACGATCGGTAGAGGCCCAAGCCAATGATGTAAGTGAGATAGATAGGGACTGTTATATGCGATGCCGCCAGAACCAAAGGTAGATACCTGCAGAAGTGTCCAAGTTAGCTTACCTACTGTAACTTGGCTTCCACTATCTTGCTTTCACCAACGCGCAACCTCGGCGTCACTTGGGCGTATCTAGGTGATGGCGCAAAGTCGTAACGTACCTTGGCTCGGATTCTAGGGCGACGGGAGCCATGGCGAAGGCTGGAAATATGTTCTCCGATATCTAACTGATTACTGTGCcatgagagagagagagggaaagaagaacaaaaaaatcTGATGGGTTGGTTTGGGAGAATGGAAGCTGGAAGCGGCCTGGCGTGATGCTGTGAAACTAGGTGGCCTATGACGACACAGAGAGCTCCCCGCGGGCTCTTATCTTATCGGGCTGATCCATCCCTAGCGGTCCACGTTTCAGGCCAGAAACCCACCGAAGCCGCTAAACTTGGGATGGCATGCCCCTGCCAGGCCGTTAGAGACCTGTGTGTGTGGGGCCTCGACGCTGTGTGATCGCCCCCGGCGCGTTTGACAAGTCTGGGGAAGACACGGTCCCGATCCGGGCTGATGCGCCAGGAAGTCTtctgtacactacctctacatactaCGTACCTATAATATCGTAAGAGATTCTTCACGAACACCTAGCTCATACAGCTTTGCGATCTGTTATCTTACCTTTTCACACGCCCTTGTCAGCTTCCGGAAACTATTGCCAACATGTATCACCTAGCAAAGGGTCTCTACCGATTAGCGACCAGTAAAGAGGGTtagcttcctcttcccatCCCATTTagccccttttcctttccatcTCATCCCATAGTTGCAACGACCAACAACACTAAcctctcccttttttttcgccTGCAGAATACTCCGTCATCCTCCTAGGCCTCGACAACGCCGGAAAGACCACCTTTCACGAACAAGTCAAGGCTCTCTTCCACCCCGACCAGCCCGAGCCCAAGTTGAGAACGGTTCCTACGGTCGGCCAAAATGTCTCCACCATCACCCTTCCCGACATGTACCTGAAGCTCTGGGACGTCGGCGGCCAGCTCTCCCTTCGCGCCCTGTGGCACTCGTACTACTCGTCCTGCCacgccatcatcttcatcatcgacaGCACCGACATCGGCGACGGCCAAATCGAGCGCGATCAGAACAACGGGCGGCTGGACGAGTGTCGGGCGGTGTTGGAGGATGTGTTGCAGCACTCGGAGACAGAAGGCGTACCGCTGTTGATATTGGCGAACAAGCAGGACCGGGAAGACTGCGTAGAGGTGGTGCGGATCAAGGAAGGCTTGGTAAAGAAGGTCTTCGAGGGCGAGAAGAGCGCAAGTATCAGAGACTCGAGGGTGTTGCCGGTGTCGGCACTAACGGGGACGGGCGTGAGGGAGGCGGTGGAGTGGGTTAGGTCAAGGGTAAAGTGGAACAAGGAGTCGAGGCCGCCGGTTATGCGGTGAGAAGCGGGAGcggttgatgatgaaagaCCAATTCATGACATAACCCACGTTCGCGACCAATATCGACGAACATCGACAGCGCCGGGGCAGAGGATTCTATGTGGGAGCCAAATCCTCCCTTTGGGTTCGGCAGGCAATGCTTGGATCTTGCCTGCCGTCGAGGATCAATATCGCTTCCTGGAAGACTTAAGAACTAGGCCAGGAGCGGTACGTGATCACGCAGGTTTCTTCCAAAAAGACCTACAACACCCTGCCATCACGCGAGATTACCCTGCCATCAGATCAAATCACTTCAGATTCGGGCAAGATTGGATCGTGGGGGGAGTGGCGTAGAAGCAAATTTAGGGCTCAGGCTTGGTCTAAACTAAAGTTTGGAGCTCATTGCGTCCAGAGATAGAGGCTAGGACCCTGTGGTTACCTGGCGCCAATGCTTTCACCTCATTCATCTGGCA
Proteins encoded in this region:
- a CDS encoding ADP-ribosylation factor family protein, variant; protein product: MYHLAKGLYRLATSKEEYSVILLGLDNAGKTTFHEQVKALFHPDQPEPKLRTVPTVGQNVSTITLPDMYLKLWDVGGQLSLRALWHSYYSSCHAIIFIIDSTDIGDGQIERDQNNGRLDECRAVLEDVLQHSETEGVPLLILANKQDREDCVEVVRIKEGLVKKVFEGEKSASIRDSRVLPVSALTGTGVREAVEWVRSRVKWNKESRPPVMR